The Enterococcus rotai genome includes a window with the following:
- a CDS encoding amino acid ABC transporter ATP-binding protein, with the protein MLLIKNLTKSFDGRRIIDQLNLEIKDGEILTIVGPSGGGKTTLLRCLAGLETIDSGELTMDGVAFNPVEMDNADQVVGIVFQDFQLFPHLSVLDNITLAPILSLKQTKAESETEALDLLTKFGLSEKESLYPYQLSGGQKQRVALARALAMKPKVLGYDEPTSALDPELRQQVEEVILTLKAQGMTQIVVTHDMKFAENIADNLLTVKPVQ; encoded by the coding sequence ATGTTATTAATAAAAAACTTAACGAAAAGCTTTGATGGTCGGCGAATCATCGATCAATTAAATTTAGAAATTAAAGATGGTGAAATTTTAACTATCGTTGGGCCTTCAGGTGGTGGAAAAACAACTTTGCTACGTTGTTTAGCTGGTTTAGAAACGATTGATTCTGGTGAGTTGACGATGGATGGTGTAGCCTTTAATCCTGTTGAAATGGACAATGCGGATCAAGTAGTCGGGATCGTGTTTCAGGATTTCCAATTATTCCCTCACCTTTCTGTATTAGATAATATCACTTTGGCACCGATTCTATCGCTCAAACAAACGAAAGCTGAAAGTGAAACAGAAGCACTTGATTTGCTGACAAAATTTGGGCTTAGCGAAAAAGAGTCCTTGTATCCTTATCAATTATCTGGTGGTCAAAAACAAAGAGTTGCTCTTGCTCGCGCTCTTGCCATGAAACCAAAAGTATTGGGCTATGATGAACCAACTAGTGCACTTGATCCTGAATTGCGTCAACAAGTCGAAGAAGTGATCTTAACACTTAAAGCGCAAGGCATGACCCAAATCGTGGTCACACATGATATGAAATTCGCTGAAAATATTGCTGATAACTTACTAACAGTAAAACCTGTTCAGTAG
- a CDS encoding amino acid ABC transporter permease translates to MEYILEIMPALLDGALMTLKVFIFTLLGSIPLGIVVAFALQTNFKPLNFLINIYIWLMRGTPLLLQLIFVFYGLPLIGIVFERYDAALFAFILNYAAYFAEIFRGGIQSIPEGQYEAAKVLRLTRFQTVKKIILPQVIKVVLPSIGNEVINLVKDTSLIYVLGLGDLLRAGKIAMSRDVNLLPLVLVGIIYLLLTAILTLASKKLEKHYQYYK, encoded by the coding sequence ATGGAGTACATTTTAGAAATCATGCCGGCATTATTAGACGGTGCACTTATGACATTGAAAGTCTTTATTTTTACACTACTGGGATCCATTCCACTCGGGATCGTCGTTGCCTTTGCTTTACAAACCAATTTTAAACCCTTGAACTTTTTGATCAATATTTATATTTGGCTAATGCGGGGAACACCTTTACTATTACAACTTATTTTTGTTTTTTATGGTTTACCCTTGATCGGAATCGTTTTTGAACGATACGATGCAGCATTATTTGCGTTTATCTTAAACTATGCGGCTTATTTTGCTGAAATTTTTAGAGGAGGAATTCAGTCAATTCCAGAAGGACAATATGAAGCAGCAAAGGTTTTACGTTTGACTCGTTTTCAAACAGTTAAAAAGATTATCTTACCTCAAGTGATCAAAGTCGTCTTGCCTTCAATTGGCAATGAAGTTATTAATTTAGTGAAAGATACTTCATTGATTTATGTACTTGGTTTAGGAGATTTATTACGAGCAGGTAAAATTGCGATGAGCCGTGATGTTAATCTATTACCATTAGTTTTAGTCGGGATTATTTATCTATTGTTAACCGCAATACTGACTTTAGCATCGAAAAAATTAGAAAAACATTATCAGTATTATAAATGA